One window of the Halictus rubicundus isolate RS-2024b chromosome 6, iyHalRubi1_principal, whole genome shotgun sequence genome contains the following:
- the LOC143354869 gene encoding uncharacterized protein LOC143354869, protein MCCARSSKENVTPLFNKMESRASTLSCRCGCNSSHSSESINPPNEPCCCCSYNPFSDNSKESEIYDLSFALRKLAVMKCQMKKWRMERLQFESENRSLKQALQSFGIDV, encoded by the exons ATGTGTTGTGCACGCAGTAGTAAAGAGAACGTAACGCC ATTGTTTAACAAGATGGAGAGCCGAGCTTCCACACTATCCTGCCGATGCGGATGCAACTCATCGCACTCCTCGGAATCAATTAATCCACCGAACGAGCCATGTTGTTGCTGCAGTTACAATCCCTTCAGCGacaattcgaaagaatcggagATTTACGACCTCTCGTTTGCCCTGAGGAAACTGGCCGTAATGAAGTGTCAGATGAAGAAATGGCGAATGGAACGACTTCAGTTCGAGAGCGAAAATAGGTCTTTGAAACAAGCCCTCCAGTCATTCGGTATCGATGTATGA
- the LOC143354870 gene encoding uncharacterized protein LOC143354870 has product MADAQTDNCLSIDENEGTCKENSRIAEVAANTLCKLNSIIKQMKNWQDDRVKLKSNIWQLRLALRVAGRETDDVLHADPLIEHQRATIKRLKGVNEALKKEIAESKISSIECDHVASEDHRGIEQQFDAERMNEEIVYLRARLEEIEDGQEDTTDLEHFKCMLKHFMTVDHTVEIIFIDIVNRVAETIAHLYEELANVSEHLQVSRLRNDNLRIEVDRLRAMLRSRCDDSLLDYQKRIVELDNLASHLKMELRVCKANMDSNSWNMTNTDQCNLRNAERLADELKKKLRNDYEALLAAGDPSCLRYIKKIVELKVNLKHLHVELKRLPRYSDEGIEYNRYWQQVSTLDVNLKHICTEIDRFKTDHATKNSKLGETEGLEYLKKVEELRAMVQKARMTINGLTRGSNEGKDVEKLGDLVDRMCHGIKQLEVIVTSHDSSSVFKRVEQLEESIVRLKVELNEKGERADLIKQKLSDTEASLEKRTGELKNTQRTVSILTEENKILKAKAKTTESKVLKLQRERENDKCEMARLQQSTNQMNVMRTKLQNLRTDKEGLFKELGRLRDSLQKKNDEIKLIVSEKDAMEKALKTADVEKNRAASNDKTKLNQKVDVEKADHKTENSPENNVQLKQLQDELETSTGNLNNARLEIIGLKDDKMRLEESIRCLESMEKMREHQLDAEKTAAREKAKEQAKLMSDYNELAEERIQLKNDRNQLTMEIDTLRIEKELLERSLKNLNAKYSEVESELGESKYQCNVLREEIRNFKISTDDLASRLGDAQAELNGAGDKIKRLESENSRNCNSLLELTLKNTDFESRMQVLMAEKDDLTTRINELDAENRRLKDQLNKVETENEYYSVELNKSRTERDKAGSENASLRNTLDETKNSNETLRRTVEDLKVKLSNVYSERRVLENQLKILELMNATLKKEKDTLYQEYVDRLRPEYSKAERDDNGSMKRREQECVPEKGDNRDGKDGARPRKRASEMTNAKKSELTKLMAENKALKFELSNLKSENYEVKMKLNRAREEFQRQQVGLLQSKRNETELRPIMNLYYKEINSYSSHFFDDPMGIVTCIDQASVCYGGEITNQQSGMDVARLLELANKMKIENVALKMELHNLRCNFVANFSEDEKRYRELQDALGEIRALKTELTKLRVEKESLQILLEASETKLRRLESEKVALKDELYALRNMNADLKRKANELQNNYQKLRERSRNFEGCIMGALKKIKKYTMSMADITDDDLKDLLTMLISNEQFLQSIDEVKVICEDSRYADAATV; this is encoded by the coding sequence ATGGCAGATGCGCAAACGGACAATTGCCTGTCAATAGATGAGAACGAGGGCACGTGCAAGGAGAACTCGAGGATCGCTGAAGTCGCAGCGAACACGCTATGCAAACTAAATAGCATAATAAAACAGATGAAGAACTGGCAGGACGATCGGGTGAAGCTGAAGAGCAACATTTGGCAGCTGAGGCTGGCGTTGCGAGTCGCTGGTAGGGAAACGGATGACGTCTTGCATGCTGATCCGCTAATCGAACACCAAAGGGCGACGATCAAACGGCTAAAGGGTGTGAACGAGGCGCTGAAGAAGGAAATCGCTGAGTCTAAAATCAGCTCGATCGAATGCGATCACGTTGCGTCTGAGGATCACCGCGGAATCGAACAACAGTTCGACGCGGAACGCATGAACGAGGAGATCGTCTATCTGCGAGCCCGGCTGGAGGAGATCGAAGACGGGCAAGAGGACACCACCGATCTAGAACACTTTAAATGCATGCTGAAGCACTTTATGACGGTCGACCACACGGTCGAGATAATATTTATCGACATAGTCAACAGGGTCGCCGAGACGATCGCGCATCTCTACGAGGAGCTCGCGAACGTGAGCGAGCACTTGCAAGTGTCTCGACTGAGGAACGACAACTTGCGCATCGAGGTCGACAGGCTGAGAGCCATGCTGCGATCGAGGTGTGACGACAGCCTGCTGGACTACCAGAAGAGGATCGTCGAGCTGGACAACTTGGCGAGCCATCTGAAGATGGAGTTGCGAGTGTGCAAGGCCAACATGGACAGCAACTCCTGGAACATGACCAACACCGATCAATGCAATCTGAGGAACGCTGAACGATTAGCGGACGAGTTGAAGAAGAAGCTGAGGAACGATTACGAGGCTCTGCTCGCAGCTGGAGACCCTAGCTGTTTGCGATACATTAAGAAGATCGTTGAGCTGAAAGTGAATTTGAAACATCTGCACGTGGAATTAAAGAGACTTCCTCGGTACTCTGACGAGGGGATTGAGTATAATAGGTACTGGCAGCAGGTGTCCACGTTGGATGTTAATTTGAAGCATATTTGTACCGAGATCGACAGATTTAAGACCGATCACGCGACGAAGAATTCGAAGCTCGGGGAGACCGAGGGTCTCGAGTATCTGAAGAAGGTGGAGGAACTTCGGGCAATGGTACAGAAGGCTCGAATGACGATAAATGGATTGACTCGGGGCTCAAATGAGGGGAAAGACGTTGAAAAATTAGGGGATCTCGTTGACAGAATGTGTCACGGGATCAAGCAATTGGAGGTGATAGTTACGTCGCACGACAGCTCGAGTGTATTCAAGAGGGTCGAGCAGCTGGAGGAGTCGATCGTTCGATTAAAAGTTGAGCTGAACGAGAAGGGCGAACGGGCGGACCTGATCAAGCAAAAGCTATCCGACACGGAAGCGTCGCTCGAGAAAAGAACCGGGGAGCTGAAGAATACGCAAAGGACGGTCTCGATTCTAACGGAGGAAAACAAAATATTGAAGGCGAAAGCGAAGACTACGGAGAGCAAGGTGTTGAAGCTCCAGCGCGAACGGGAGAACGACAAGTGTGAGATGGCGCGGCTACAACAGTCGACAAACCAGATGAACGTGATGAGGACAAAATTGCAAAACCTTCGAACTGATAAAGAAGGATTGTTCAAGGAACTCGGCCGATTGCGCGATAGTTTGCAGAAGAAAAACGACGAGATCAAGCTGATAGTTTCCGAAAAGGACGCGATGGAGAAAGCGCTGAAGACCGCCGACGTTGAAAAGAACCGGGCTGCTTCGAATGACAAGACGAAGTTGAACCAGAAAGTTGACGTCGAAAAGGCTGATCACAAAACGGAGAATAGCCCAGAAAACAATGTCCAGCTGAAGCAACTGCAGGACGAGCTGGAAACGTCCACGGGAAATCTGAATAACGCCAGGCTTGAAATCATCGGTTTAAAGGACGATAAGATGCGGCTGGAGGAGAGCATTCGTTGCTTAGAGTCGATGGAAAAAATGCGCGAACATCAGCTGGACGCTGAGAAGACTGCGGCCAGGGAGAAGGCGAAGGAACAGGCTAAATTAATGTCGGACTACAACGAGTTGGCCGAGGAGAGAATTCAGTTGAAGAACGACAGGAACCAGTTGACGATGGAGATCGACACCTTGAGGATCGAGAAGGAGCTACTCGAGAgatctttgaaaaatctgaacgcGAAATATTCGGAAGTCGAGAGCGAACTCGGCGAGTCCAAGTATCAGTGCAACGTGCTTCGCGAGGAGATCAGAAACTTCAAAATAAGCACGGACGATCTAGCCTCGAGGCTCGGCGACGCCCAGGCGGAGCTGAACGGGGCCGGCGACAAAATAAAACGGCTGGAAAGCGAGAATTCGCGGAACTGCAACAGCTTACTCGAGTTGACTTTAAAAAACACCGATTTCGAGAGCCGCATGCAAGTGCTGATGGCAGAAAAGGATGACCTGACGACGCGTATTAACGAGCTCGACGCCGAGAACCGTCGGCTGAAGGATCAGCTGAATAAAGTTGAAACGGAGAACGAATATTATTCCGTCGAATTGAATAAATCGAGAACGGAGCGTGACAAAGCGGGATCGGAGAACGCGTCGCTGCGGAACACACTCGACGAAACGAAGAATAGCAACGAGACGCTGCGGAGGACAGTCGAGGACCTGAAAGTGAAGTTGAGCAATGTCTACAGCGAGCGCAGGGTGCTCGAGAATCAGTTGAAAATTTTGGAATTGATGAACGCCACGTTGAAGAAGGAAAAGGATACGCTGTACCAGGAATACGTCGACAGACTGCGACCAGAATATTCAAAAGCGGAGAGAGACGATAACGGTTCGATGAAACGCAGAGAACAGGAATGCGTTCCGGAAAAAGGCGACAATCGGGATGGGAAAGACGGCGCGAGACCGAGGAAACGCGCGAGCGAGATGACCAACGCCAAGAAGAGTGAGCTGACGAAGCTGATGGCGGAGAATAAAGCGTTGAAGTTCGAGTTGTCGAACCTGAAAAGCGAAAACTACGAGGTTAAGATGAAATTAAATCGCGCGAGAGAGGAATTCCAGAGACAACAGGTCGGCTTGCTGCAAAGCAAAAGAAACGAGACCGAGCTCAGACCAATCATGAATCTTTATTATAAAGAGATTAATAGTTACTCCAGCCATTTCTTCGACGACCCAATGGGGATCGTGACGTGTATCGATCAGGCCAGCGTTTGCTACGGCGGTGAGATAACGAATCAACAATCCGGTATGGATGTCGCGAGATTGTTGGAGCtcgcgaataaaatgaaaatcgaGAACGTCGCCCTCAAAATGGAACTGCACAACCTGAGATGTAATTTTGTCGCTAATTTCTCGGAAGACGAGAAGAGATATCGCGAGCTGCAAGACGCATTGGGAGAGATCCGGGCTTTGAAAACGGAACTAACGAAACTGCGGG